Part of the Cryptosporangium arvum DSM 44712 genome, AGCCCCACCAGCGCGTGCTTGGCCGCCGAGTAGTGGCTGAGGAACCCGGTGCCCTTCAGCCCGGCGATCGAGCTGGTGAACACGATCGAGCCGCCGTCGCCCTGCCGGACCAGGTGCGGGATCGCCGCCTGCGCGGTGAAGAACTGCCCGGTCAGGTTGACGTCGATCATCGTCCGCCAGGCCTCCTCGGTGAGGTCGGCCGCGGCCGCGAACCCGGCGATCCCGGCGTTGGCGCTGACCACGTCCACCCGGCCGAGCTGGGCGACGCCCTCCTCCAGCGCGGCGACGACGCCGGCCCGGTCGCGGACGTCGACCACCGACGCGACGATCCGCCGGTCGTGCGCCTCCACCGCCCGGACGGTCTCGTCGAGGTCGGCGCGGGTGGCCCCGGGATAGCCCACGGTCTCGATGTCCCGGCAGGCGTCGAGCGCGATCACGTCGGCACCCTCCGCGGCGAAGCGGACCGCGTGGTTGCGGCCCTGTCCGCGCGCCGCACCGGTGACGAACAGAACCTTGCCCTCGAACCGTCCAGCCACGTCGCTGCTCCCTCCGATCGACTGTGGACCAGACCGTAGCCGGAGCACCGCCACCCGGGGGCTCGGCGCGGAAACGTCGTACCCCCGGGTGACAATGCTGGCGTCGGCGTCGGGAGGCGAACAATGAGGTTCCGGGTCAAGCGTGAGCTGCTGACCGAGGCGGTCACCTGGGGCACCAGGTGCGCGGGGGCGCGCCCGGTCACCCCGGCGCTCGGCGGTGCGCTGCTCCGCCTGGCCGGCGGCGAGCTCACCGTCGAGAGCTTCGACGGCGAATCGTCGGCCCTGGTCACGGTCGCGGTCGAGGCCGAGGACGACGGTGAGGCGCTGGTCTCGGCCCGGCTGCTGGTCGAGATCACCAAGGCCTTGCCCGATCAGGCCATCGACGTCGAGCTCACCGCCGGTGTGCTG contains:
- a CDS encoding mycofactocin-coupled SDR family oxidoreductase translates to MAGRFEGKVLFVTGAARGQGRNHAVRFAAEGADVIALDACRDIETVGYPGATRADLDETVRAVEAHDRRIVASVVDVRDRAGVVAALEEGVAQLGRVDVVSANAGIAGFAAAADLTEEAWRTMIDVNLTGQFFTAQAAIPHLVRQGDGGSIVFTSSIAGLKGTGFLSHYSAAKHALVGLARSLAKELAPHHVRVNTIHPTNVDTPMIQNDNLKTLFGGPGLTREEYSAAMTPMNLLPVPWVDVDDVTEALLFLASDAGRFVTGTALPVDAGVIAK